A DNA window from Vigna angularis cultivar LongXiaoDou No.4 chromosome 1, ASM1680809v1, whole genome shotgun sequence contains the following coding sequences:
- the LOC108335244 gene encoding protein RDM1 yields the protein MKRSFPWDNQIDLSSSSLNSTDVLIRRAEMYQDYMKQIPIPNHRGSVIPFTSWMGLGRSMKQLYGQPLHYLTNILLKQWDQLRIGSEDEYKPLDIIIHPHKAEATIWLIEEIHRQTSSHFRIASLWKEDSMYNGFIDPIFPRLQHTS from the exons ATGAAGAGGTCATTTCCATGGGATAATCAAATTgatttgtcttcttcttcactaaacTCCACAG ATGTACTCATCAGACGGGCAGAAATGTATCAGGATTACATGAAGCAGATCCCAATCCCAAATCATCGAGGTTCTGTGATACCATTTACCTCGTGGATGGGATTGGGAAGATCCATGAAGCAGTTATATGGACAGCCCCTTCACTACCTCACAAATATTCTGCTTAAACAATGGGATCAGTTGAGAATTGGCAGTGAAGACGAATACAAGCCCTTGGACATCATTATTCACCCACACAAAGCCGAGGCCACCATCTGGCTCATCGAAGAAATCCACCGACAAACCTCATCGCATTTTCGTATTGCTAGTCTCTGGAAGGAGGACTCTATGTACAATGGTTTTATTGATCCCATTTTCCCAAGATTACAGCACACATCATGA